A single Pochonia chlamydosporia 170 chromosome Unknown PCv3seq00011, whole genome shotgun sequence DNA region contains:
- a CDS encoding increased loss of mitochondrial DNA protein 1 (similar to Metarhizium robertsii ARSEF 23 XP_007824100.1), which translates to MALITSKTLITSISLFHITLGFFFLTNPSAINDQILVQVLGQSMGIPFARGFDAQSHTLAFLSIVLVFFGLSDLFSLGMPEELGSLYYWGTQAPLRAFLSILLTFYTYTFGPSSPFYGGTSHRTRTSYNTTYSPASWGGDGLKNRVFFTFVFIEMIAWFWVWVTLREERAGVVERMRRGASGKNHAHDE; encoded by the exons atggccctcaTAACGTCCAAAACCCTCATCACATCCATATCGCTCTTCCACATCACcctcggcttcttcttcctcaccaaCCCCAGCGCCATCAACGATCAGATCCTCGTACAAGTCCTCGGTCAAAGCATGGGCATT CCATTTGCACGAGGATTCGACGCACAATCCCACACCCTTGCCTTCCTCTCCATCGTCCTCGTATTCTTTGGTCTCAGCGACCTCTTCTCCCTGGGCATGCCCGAAGAATTAGGATCGCTCTACTACTGGGGAACACAAG CGCCTCTACGAGCCTTTCTATCCATCCTTCTCACATTCTACACCTACACATTCGGGCCATCATCCCCCTTCTACGGCGGCACATCACACCGAACTCGCACCAGCTACAACACGACCTACTCCCCCGCATCGTGGGGCGGCGATGGCCTGAAGAATCGCGTCTTCTTCACATTCGTCTTCATCGAGATGATCGCCTGGTTCTGGGTGTGGGTTACGCTGCGAGAGGAGAGAGCCGGTGTTGTAgagaggatgaggaggggcGCTTCTGGGAAGAATCACGCGCATGATGAGTGA
- a CDS encoding protein kinase (similar to Neosartorya fischeri NRRL 181 XP_001257789.1), translated as MQSAKGKADVQGRKAKLANSYQQLLDEFSSSDLKSVGNYTLGRLIGKGSFGKVYLATHKLTNGSKVVLKSAHKDDANLAREIHHHRQFVHPHIARLYEVIVTENLVWLVLEYCSGDELYNYLLEHGPLPVGKVQKIFSQLVGAVSYVHFQSCVHRDLKLENILLDRHENVKLVDFGFTREYEGRTNYLQTFCGTICYAAPEMLKGEKYAGEKVDVWSLGIILYALLCGELPFDDDDDNVTRTRILSEEPKYPDHLTPDALSLLKLLLSKRPLPRPSLPDILAHPFLAEHAPAQQAILDVRAHSPFATALEKDCLQRMRSAGVDIDAVIESVLAQKCNALSGWWTLLLEKEERKMMRRDRKRQEKELEKSLRRLSAASSRLDRMTPVLQDVDEDGGLTSQFIRLGEHGGPRRGRSERRSAHYHGDFTVTDLPLLPESGRSQEDVPPTPIDKDSIRSVSTSRHRRPIPPPKEGVIRSARSRGSTLHLVTTSDTLGVRSNGGTSQNNQQNGQPKPKKKPSQAIIAHWKNLSHWFIENTTKRRKGHERRTSRSTPNLHLKHGSNNGSGKDASPRPQTSKYPTSSSVNSGHPTVPLPKGVVANGLAKALPSNGQIGTPTRTPSGSSVTPSAHIQPLRPRVATASSYKRQSLSPAPVTPRSAMRRSSAGLRGRKSTSSSVSSIRSLHHHRHSHSKASSTSSAGSVSTSKTPLGRGQSPHHSVKVLPATPTANSFPSNIRLVRGSPAPPPLRLYDEGMPSGNNQQQPPGSPNPFASGVLFAKRKRNIFKGPSLNFGGLGPHGSRNTGSGSHSRSGSGSALGRRSGEITIQEEDEEPVVEEEDEDEFEEVESFQPIVGRPGEIIEEQILEDEQPTTPAVESPTATTAPPATAVEAAK; from the exons ATGCAGTCAGCCAAGGGGAAGGCTGATGTGCAGGGGCGCAAGGCAAAG CTTGCGAATTCGTATCAGCAGCTGTTGGA CGAATTCTCCAGTAGCGACCTGAAATCCGTTGGAAATTATACCCTCGGCAGATTAATAGGAAAAGGATCATTTGGAAAAGTCTACCTCGCAAcacacaaactcaccaacGGGTCCAAG GTCGTTTTAAAGTCTGCTCATAAAGACGATGCAAACCTCGCGCGCGAAATTCACCACCACAGGCAGTTTGTCCACCCGCACATTGCACGACTATACGAGGTCATTGTAACAGAAAACTTGGTGTGGCTGGTTTTGGAATATTGTTCAG GTGACGAACTTTACAACTACCTTCTCGAACATGGACCACTACCTGTTGGTAAGGTGCAAAAGATATTTAGCCAACTCGTCGGCGCTGTATCGTACGTCCACTTCCAGTCATGCGTTCATCGCGACCTGAAACTCGAAAACATCCTCCTCGATAGACACGAAAACGTCAAACTCGTCGACTTTGGTTTCACGAGGGAGTACGAGGGTCGCACGAATTACCTACAAACCTTTTGCGGCACAATATGCTATGCGGCACCGGAAATGCTCAAGGGAGAGAAATATGCTGGTGAAAAGGTAGATGTATGGAGTTTGGGGATTATATTGTACGCGCTGCTATGCGGAGAACTACCcttcgatgacgacgacgacaacgtTACGCGAACCAGAATACTGTCTGAGGAACCAAAGTATCCTGACCACCTGACTCCCGATGCCCTTTCGCTactcaagctgctgctttcAAAACGACCGCTCCCGCGACCTTCGCTCCCCGATATCTTGGCCCACCCGTTCCTGGCAGAACATGCTCCCGCACAACAAGCGATTCTTGACGTCAGGGCACACTCACCATTTGCTACAGCCCTGGAAAAGGATTGCCTCCAACGTATGCGAAGTGCTGGTGTAGACATTGATGCTGTAATTGAGAGTGTCTTGGCGCAAAAATGCAATGCTCTATCCGGTTGGTGGACATTGCtcttggagaaggaggaacgaaagatgatgaggagagaTCGCAAGcgacaagaaaaggagcttGAAAAAAGTTTACGACGGTTGTCTGCCGCTTCAAGCCGACTCGACCGCATGACTCCTGTTTTGCAAGATGTCGATGAAGACGGTGGCCTGACGAGCCAGTTTATAAGACTCGGCGAGCACGGCGGCCCCAGACGAGGACGATCGGAGCGAAGGAGCGCACATTACCACGGCGATTTTACAGTGACGGACTTGCCACTGCTTCCAGAATCTGGGAGATCTCAAGAAGATGTCCCCCCGACTCCCATTGACAAAGACTCGATTCGATCTGTATCAACCTCGCGGCACCGCCGACCcattccaccaccaaaggaAGGGGTGATTCGAAGCGCCAGGTCTAGGGGATCTACCTTGCATTTGGTGACGACATCTGATACCTTGGGCGTGAGAAGCAACGGCGGTACCTCCCAAAATAATCAACAAAATGGACAGCCTaagccgaagaagaagcccagccaagccattATCGCCCACTGGAAGAACTTATCACATTGGTTTATTGAGAACACGACGAAACGAAGGAAGGGCCACGAACGGAGGACGAGCCGGAGCACGCCGAATTTGCATCTGAAGCACGGGTCCAATAACGGCAGCGGCAAAGATGCGAGCCCAAGACCACAGACAAGCAAGTATCCGACCTCGAGTTCCGTTAACAGCGGTCATCCGACGGTACCCTTGCCAAAGGGCGTAGTAGCGAACGGATTGGCCAAGGCACTACCGAGTAATGGCCAAATTGGCACACCCACCAGAACACCTTCTGGCTCATCCGTAACCCCGTCTGCTCACATTCAGCCTCTCCGACCAAGAGTAGCCACGGCTTCATCATATAAGCGGCAGTCCTTGTCTCCCGCCCCGGTAACTCCCCGATCAGCCATGCGCCGGTCCTCTGCTGGATTACGGGGGAGGAAATCCACTTCGTCATCAGTCTCTTCCATACGATCGCTACATCACCACCGTCATTCCCATTCAAAAGCTTCATCAACTAGCTCAGCCGGTTCAGTTTCCACGTCAAAAACGCCACTCGGTCGTGGACAGTCACCTCACCATTCAGTCAAGGTGCTGCCAGCTACACCAACGGCCAATTCGTTCCCATCCAACATTCGCCTTGTTCGAGGGTCCCCAGCGCCACCGCCGTTGCGACTGTACGATGAGGGAATGCCCAGTGGAaacaaccagcaacagcctcCCGGCTCACCGAATCCGTTCGCCTCTGGGGTATTGTTCGCTAAGCGAAAGAggaacatcttcaaaggaCCCTCACTAAACTTTGGCGGGCTTGGCCCTCACGGCAGCCGGAACACGGGCTCCGGGTCGCACTCACGGAGTGGAAGCGGCTCAGCACTTGGTCGACGATCCGGGGAAATCACCATccaagaagaggatgaagaacCGGtggtcgaagaagaagacgaagacgaatTTGAAGAAGTAGAATCTTTCCAGCCTATTGTTGGCAGGCCCGGGGAAATTATAGAAGAACAGATTCTCGAAGACGAGCAGCCGACGACGCCAGCTGTCGAAAGTCCAACGGCTACAACTGCACCGCCCGCGACAGCCGTGGAGGCGGCCAAATGA
- a CDS encoding helicase swr1 (similar to Aspergillus terreus NIH2624 XP_001209234.1), which produces MPETASPDHDVSIADLQAHETATDADKLHDDDVISSDTKANDVSNEPEAHVQASTDAPASTNGHVPEEVNGDGLQPDEEDGRPAKRRRTRDSTPPPTPSSAKKPKPISPPWKRISAEGPTSFTENGRRKSGRINTLPLELQPQGKKRLTRHSLVTKNSPAQAKASAVTPVKTPNNKVGSQKRPMATPKSTPRKPVPAPARSSSRSLRRRTPSPPTQGTRHSTRTRRPSRLADGTELSGELSTSPNNSTYQSHDGTGRSPRIKLRVGRSGFIPLVHADQVRKRPKIGTSFEDFWEQAGTIPVEDGGLFVSEDGPIYTDEAALKDARSVLRIEDEVQPGGILSVGRCSVFIPEGDEEPSRQYARQDHIIKAMANFRKLLLGEQQRHRAMAKKLAEACREAWMQRQPKSAEQLEAEARQKWIGHYRFVIRALFGTWENVRTQVNRQRLEQWEAEEQKRVKAALNEAVSLSEQKLQARRGLDSEQVTDEEAGFDDLSDDISANDNDGVEESNLASDESDGDDPDELDSDNMSTSDEEEEGGDGDIKDVGDEGLTQDELRAKYANIPDLEQSDKKEGSVDATPSEALADATDVAGETSDESVDMDDDMGSSDIDSEDDDDEEGDDEDNDEVDDESEDEDAGGLLGLLFGKSELKQMKQVAVDETPAEKGDTDIDMVETVSNSLIQDDPTDTKVRLSNSQDVDSTSLVPAPTTDEALLTNGHDSHEEQAPKNEVSVHADTTTAPDQAVEVHRDMDEKPVLEYHASKKISPNEDVRMEGAHEDDTTQASVPMPTVNIDRPASPETEPVTNHTSPRRSQSPPTSETKPSEVEASSAELAVTKASASRSVTPHTPSTHKTEIPFLLRGTLREYQHDGLDWLAGLYANNTNGILADEMGLGKTIQTIALLAHLACDHHVWGPHLVVVPTSVMLNWEMEFKKWCPGFKILAYYGSQDERKRKRQGWNNDDVWNVCITSYQLVLQDQQVFKRRRWHYMVLDEAHNIKNFKSQRWQTLLGFNTQARLLLTGTPLQNNLTELWSLLFFLMPAENGVGGFADLQEFQDWFHKPESQILESGRDQMDDEAKAIISKLHKVLRPYLLRRLKADVEKQMPAKYEHVEFCRLSKRQRELYDGFLSRSDTKETLSSGNYLSIINCLMQLRKVCNHPDLFIDRPIMTSFRMAKSTPAEYTYTERRVRSLLTNAPMSRVNLAFLNLVPTKHEHLSNVDADRIAQLSSHRALMDLREAQKVRAQAAYTILDPSTVESSISYLESGARWGRFEELQHCVYLNALRRQQRPIYGKNVIDLLTINAHKRPYRPKPKIPQKMISWFEGDLAFIRALTPTLDQRAETFKTIISKFSCVTPPVVTRDLEQVLLGPAAVQAFTDEDLKLSAPVRWAPFLPKESPVDPWHESRMRHSIQFPDKRLLQYDCGKLQVLDKLLRKLQAGGHRALIFTQMTKVLDILEQFLNIHGHKYLRLDGATKVEQRQILTERFNNDPRILCFILSTRSGGLGINLTGADSVIFYDQDWNPAMDKQCQDRCHRIGQTRDVHIYRLVSEHTIEANILRKASQKQMLDDVVIQEGEFTTDYFNKISVRDVLEDKVDFTSEGVAAADAALDRVLGGPDTSRDQRTVGRALEQAEDREDVAAARVAEREIQADDADFTEKASVPASGTSTARQGTPAGKSVLEGGLDADDMTPVDEGEIEYNAFGSRMGNIDQYMLKTMTEELKYTKLELPKDKKKSKKRGRDTRKR; this is translated from the coding sequence ATGCCCGAGACCGCGTCTCCCGACCACGACGTGTCCATCGCGGATCTCCAAGCCCACGAAACAGCGACTGACGCGGACAAGTTGCATGACGACGACGTGATATCATCCGATACCAAAGCAAACGATGTTTCTAATGAACCAGAAGCGCATGTGCAGGCAAGCACGGACGCGCCGGCGAGCACAAATGGCCATGTCCCAGAGGAAGTCAATGGCGATGGACTTCAAcccgacgaggaggatggccGTCCCGCGAAAAGACGTCGAACACGAGATAGCACTCCTCCGCCAACCCCTTCGTCAGcaaagaagcccaagcctATATCTCCTCCGTGGAAGAGAATATCAGCCGAAGGCCCAACCAGCTTCACTGAGAACGGACGCCGCAAGTCAGGGCGCATAAATACCTTACCACTTGAGCTCCAGCCACAAGGCAAGAAGAGATTGACTAGGCATTCTCTTGTGACCAAAAATTCTCCAGCGCAAGCAAAAGCATCTGCGGTAACCCCTGTGAAGACACCCAACAACAAAGTCGGCTCTCAGAAGCGGCCCATGGCGACACCGAAATCGACACCGCGAAAACCCGTACCAGCACCTGCCAGGAGCTCTTCAAGATCTCTCAGACGTCGTACCCCATCTCCACCAACCCAGGGTACTAGGCACTCTACGAGAACGCGGAGACCATCACGTCTGGCCGATGGAACCGAATTATCAGGCGAACTTTCAACCTCTCCCAACAACTCGACGTACCAATCTCACGATGGAACCGGGCGATCACCGCGAATAAAGTTGCGAGTCGGCCGCTCCGGTTTCATACCATTGGTCCACGCAGATCAAGTTCGCAAACGACCCAAAATCGGCACCAGTTTTGAAGATTTTTGGGAGCAAGCTGGAACAATCCCAGTGGAGGACGGTGGACTTTTCGTCTCTGAAGATGGACCAATCTACACCGACGAGGCCGCTTTAAAGGACGCCCGATCAGTTTTGCGCATTGAGGATGAGGTACAGCCCGGCGGCATCCTTTCTGTAGGTCGTTGTTCAGTATTTATCCCAGAAGGGGACGAAGAACCCAGCAGGCAATATGCTCGCCAGGACCATATTATCAAAGCAATGGCAAACTTTCGAAAGCTCCTGCTGGGTGAGCAACAACGTCACcgtgccatggccaagaaactcGCAGAAGCGTGCCGCGAAGCATGGATGCAACGACAGCCCAAGTCAGCCGAACAGCTGGAGGCCGAGGCTCGGCAGAAATGGATTGGGCATTACCGATTTGTTATTCGTGCTTTATTCGGCACTTGGGAAAACGTTAGGACTCAAGTTAACCGTCAACGCCTTGAGCAATGGGAGGCAGAGGAGCAGAAACGAGTCAAAGCAGCCCTCAACGAGGCAGTGAGCTTATCAGAACAAAAATTGCAAGCTCGGCGTGGACTAGACTCGGAACAGGTTACAGACGAGGAGGCCGGTTTCGATGACCTCAGCGACGATATTAGCGCCAATGACAATGATGGGGTTGAGGAATCAAATCTAGCATCAGATGAGAGTGACGGCGACGACCCGGACGAACTCGATAGCGATAATATGTCAACAtctgatgaagaagaggaaggaggCGACGGGGACATCAAggatgttggggatgagggTCTCACACAGGATGAGCTGAGAGCAAAATACGCGAACATTCCGGATCTTGAGCAGTCGGACAAAAAGGAGGGCAGCGTCGATGCTACTCCAAGCGAGGCTTTGGCTGATGCCACCGACGTGGCCGGTGAAACCAGTGACGAATCGGtagacatggacgacgacatgGGTTCTAGCGACATTGACagcgaggatgacgatgacgaagagggcgacgatgaagacaACGATGAGGTGGATGACGAGtccgaggatgaggatgcagGCGGCTTACTTGGACTATTGTTTGGTAAATCTGAGCTGAAACAGATGAAGCAAGTCGCTGTGGACGAGACGCCGGCAGAAAAGGGGGACACTGATATTGACATGGTTGAGACCGTCAGCAATTCTCTGATTCAAGATGATCCCACAGACACTAAGGTTAGGTTGTCGAATAGCCAGGATGTCGACTCTACATCATTGGTACCTGCCCCTACCACAGATGAGGCGTTGTTGACTAATGGCCATGACTCCCATGAAGAACAAGCGCCTAAGAATGAGGTTTCGGTGCATGCTGATACCACCACAGCCCCGGACCAAGCCGTCGAGGTTCACCGggacatggatgagaagCCGGTGCTCGAATATCACGCATCCAAGAAAATTTCACCAAACGAGGATGTGCGTATGGAGGGTGCCCATGAGGATGACACGACCCAAGCATCCGTTCCCATGCCGACCGTGAACATTGACAGACCTGCGAGCCCAGAAACGGAGCCAGTTACGAATCACACCAGTCCTCGGCGTAGCCAGtcgccaccaacatcagAGACAAAGCCCTCTGAAGTCGAGGCTTCCTCAGCAGAGCTTGCTGTCACTAAGGCTTCGGCCAGTCGATCGGTGACCCCTCACACGCCTTCTACCCACAAGACAGAAATTCCTTTTCTACTACGCGGTACGTTACGAGAATACCAACAtgatggattggattggCTTGCCGGTCTCTATGCAAACAATACCAACGGTATCCTCGCCGACGAAATGGGTCTGGGTAAAACTATCCAAACTATCGCATTGTTGGCCCATCTCGCGTGTGACCATCACGTCTGGGGTCCTCACTTGGTAGTCGTTCCCACCAGTGTTATGCTGAACTGGGAGATGGAGTTCAAGAAATGGTGCCCTGGATTTAAGATTCTTGCATATTATGGTTCCCAGGACGAGCGAAAACGCAAGCGGCAGGGGTGGAATAACGATGATGTCTGGAACGTTTGTATAACGTCCTACCAATTGGTGCTTCAAGATCAGCAAGTGTTCAAGCGCCGAAGATGGCACTACATGGTCCTGGACGAGGcacacaacatcaaaaaCTTCAAGTCTCAAAGATGGCAAACACTGCTCGGCTTCAACACCCAGGCTCGTCTGTTGCTCACTGGTACACCTTTGCAAAACAATCTTACAGAGCTGTGgtctcttctcttcttcctcatgCCGGCGGAAAATGGAGTGGGCGGTTTTGCAGACTTGCAAGAGTTCCAAGACTGGTTCCACAAACCCGAATCTCAGATTTTGGAAAGCGGCAGAGACCAAATGGATGACGAGGCCAAAGCGATTATCTCCAAGCTTCACAAGGTTCTTCGGCCGTACTTGCTGCGCCGTCTCAAGGCagatgttgagaagcaaatgcCCGCCAAGTATGAACATGTGGAATTCTGTCGATTGTCAAAACGTCAGCGAGAGCTGTACGATGGGTTCCTCTCCCGATCAGACACCAAGGAAACTTTGTCATCTGGCAATTACTTGTCAATTATCAACTGTCTGATGCAGCTTCGCAAAGTTTGCAACCATCCGGATTTGTTCATCGACAGACCCATCATGACCTCATTCCGCATGGCCAAATCAACGCCAGCCGAGTACACATATACGGAGCGCAGGGTCCGATCACTTTTAACCAACGCACCAATGAGCAGGGTCAATCTCGCATTCTTGAATCTTGTTCCCACGAAGCACGAGCACTTGTCCAATGTGGATGCCGACCGAATTGCTCAACTTAGCTCCCATCGAGCACTGATGGACCTGCGCGAAGCACAAAAGGTCAGAGCCCAGGCAGCCTACACGATTCTCGATCCTTCAACAGTAGAATCTAGCATTTCGTACTTGGAGAGTGGAGCACGATGGGGTCGGTTCGAGGAACTCCAACATTGCGTATACCTCAATGCTCTTCGCCGTCAGCAACGCCCAATTTACGGCAAAAATGTCATTGATCTTTTGACAATAAATGCACACAAACGCCCCTACCGACCGAAGCCTAAGATCCCACAGAAGATGATATCTTGGTTCGAGGGCGATCTAGCCTTTATCCGGGCTCTGACACCAACTCTTGACCAGCGAGCCGAGACTTTCAAAACGATAATATCAAAGTTTTCTTGCGTCACGCCTCCCGTCGTAACCCGGGACTTGGAGCAGGTGCTGCTAGGTCCTGCGGCTGTCCAGGCTTTCACGGACGAGGATCTGAAGCTTTCGGCGCCAGTACGGTGGGCTCCCTTCCTGCCCAAGGAGTCACCCGTAGATCCCTGGCATGAGTCTCGCATGAGACACAGCATCCAGTTCCCGGATAAACGGCTACTCCAATATGACTGCGGCAAGCTGCAAGTATTGGATAAGCTTCTTCGGAAATTACAGGCTGGAGGTCACCGGGCTTTGATATTTACACAAATGACCAAAGTACTGGACATTCTGGAGCAGTTTCTCAACATTCACGGCCACAAGTACCTCCGCCTCGACGGCGCAACCAAGGTAGAGCAGCGGCAAATTTTAACAGAACGGTTCAACAATGATCCGCGAATCCTCTGTTTTATTCTATCGACCCGATCGGGTGGTCTAGGGATCAACCTGACTGGGGCTGACAGTGTCATCTTTTACGATCAGGACTGGAACCCAGCAATGGACAAGCAGTGCCAGGACCGTTGCCACCGTATCGGCCAGACGCGAGACGTGCACATTTACCGTCTGGTCAGTGAGCACACGATTGAGGCAAACATTCTCCGCAAAGCCTCACAAAAGCAAATGCTAGACGATGTGGTTATCCAAGAGGGCGAGTTCACCACGGACTATTTCAACAAGATTTCTGTTAGAGACGTCCTGGAGGACAAGGTAGACTTTACCAGCGAAggcgttgctgctgcagatGCCGCATTGGACCGAGTCCTCGGGGGTCCAGATACGAGCAGAGATCAACGAACTGTTGGCCGAGCGCTTGAGCAAGCAGAGGACAGGGAGGATGTTGCAGCGGCCCGGGTGGCTGAAAGGGAGATCCAGGCCGATGACGCCGACTTTACAGAGAAAGCAAGTGTCCCAGCCTCGGGCACATCGACGGCACGACAAGGCACGCCGGCGGGAAAGTCTGTGCTGGAGGGCGGTTTGGATGCGGACGACATGACACCAGTGGATGAAGGCGAGATCGAGTACAACGCCTTTGGAAGCCGTATGGGCAACATCGATCAATACATGCTCAAAACTATGACAGAGGAGCTGAAGTACACCAAGCTTGAGCTGCCAAAGGATaagaaaaagagcaaaaagaggGGTCGAGACACGAGGAAACGGTGA
- a CDS encoding NADH:ubiquinone oxidoreductase (similar to Metarhizium acridum CQMa 102 XP_007810902.1) — protein sequence MLPQRIARSSAARAKLAAARCLPVVQRRGFLPASLSDRKVLEAKYPERQTMSEQNGGYINPPRIKRQFRDPYANWWDPQERRNFGEPIHEDNDVLGIFSPYEYTWTKPGPGLVMIGSFIAVFLGVSGLVYLKYPDQPTYPREFEAGLERELGGPGAVRVSARMEGDEDP from the exons ATGCTTCCTCAACGAATCGCGCGGTCATCCGCCGCCCGCGCCAAACTTGCGGCGGCCCGTTGCCTCCCTGTGGTTCAGCGGCGAGGCTTCTTGCCTGCTTCGTTGTCTGACCGCAAGGTTCTCGAAGCCAAGTATCCTGAACGCCAGACGATGTCTGAA CAGAACGGCGGCTATATCAACCCTCCTAGAATTAAGCGCCAGTTCCGAGACCCCTACGCCAACTGGTGGGACCCCCAGGAACGACGAAACTTCGGTGAACCCATCCACGAAGATAACGATGTTCTTGGTATCTTCTCCCCTTACGAATATACCTGGACCAAGCCAGGTCCTGGATTGGTCATGATTGGCAGCTTTATTGCAGTATTTTTGGGCGTCTCCGGTCTCGTCTATCTGAAGTATCCTGACCAGCCTACCTATCCTCGAGAATTTGAAGCTGGTTTGGAACGAGAGTTGGGTGGGCCTGGAGCTGTACGAGTAAGT GCGCGAAtggaaggagatgaagaccCTTAA